A window of the Lactuca sativa cultivar Salinas chromosome 7, Lsat_Salinas_v11, whole genome shotgun sequence genome harbors these coding sequences:
- the LOC128127366 gene encoding uncharacterized protein LOC128127366 yields MSLEDIVKSLATSTQAFQQETRASIKNLEKQVSQLAISVSKLESQGKLPAQTEANPKHNVCAITLRGGKSYDGPKFSVDQKEDEIVVEEATKEEKEEEKTSEKKPFIAESKVTPAPFPERLKSTKKEREENDIMQMFKRVQINIPLLEVIKQVPRYARFFKDLCVSKKKLKGNQVVTVGEHVSAVLQKRMPPKCKDPGVFTVPCKLGNLYVPRAMLDLGASINVLPYSLFKSIGVGTLSKTGVIIQLADWSLVHPKGVLEDVLVQVDEFVFPADFYVLDMGDDDSPSSSSILLGRPFLKTSKTKIDVYNGTLSMEFDGEVINFNVHEAKKTPFDVQSVNFVNLIHPSTKKGLNLSNNEFLELVLSRKLDRDKAKELAKKFDMDNEVLEILEFIDDKKHVRSYDMLESPTYQD; encoded by the coding sequence CAAGAGCAAGCATAAAGAACTTAGAGAAACAAGTTTCACAGCTTGCTATTTCCGTAAGCAAACTAGAATCTCAAGGAAAGTTGCCTGCCCAAACTGAAGCAAACCCAAAGCACAATGTGTGTGCCATCACATTGAGAGGCGGGAAAAGCTATGATGGTCCAAAATTTTCAGTTGATCAAAAAGAAGATGAAATAGTGGTTGAAGAGGCAACCAAAGAAGAGAAGGAGGAAGAGAAAACAAGCGAAAAGAAGCCTTTCATCGCCGAGTCCAAAGTCACACCTGCTCCATTTCCCGAAAGATTAAAGAGCACGAAGAAAGAACGGGAGGAGAATGACATCATGcaaatgttcaagagagttcaaatCAACATTCCACTCCTCGAGGTCATCAAGCAGGTACCTAGATACGCAAGGTTCTTTAAGGATCTTTGTGTATCTAAGAAGAAATTAAAAGGAAATCAAGTCGTAACGGTTGGGGAGCATGTATCCGCGGTTTTGCAAAAGAGGATGCCCCCAAAGTGCAAGGATCCTGGTGTCTTTACCGTGCCTTGCAAGTTGGGAAATCTTTATGTACCCCGAGCTATGCTTGATCTAGGTGCATCTATAAATGTCCTACCATATTCTCTTTTCAAATCAATTGGTGTAGGAACATTGAGCAAAACCGGTGTGATCATCCAACTTGCTGATTGGTCTTTGGTACACCCAAAGGGAGTATTAGAGGACGTGTTAGTGCAAGTTGATGAATTTGTCTTCCCGGCTGATTTTTATGTCTTAGATATGGGAGACGATGACTCTCCAAGTTCAAGTTCCATTCTTTTGGGTAGACCTTTTCTTAAAACTTCTAAAACAAAAATCGATGTCTACAATGGAACCTTGAGTATGGAATTTGATGGTGAAGTTATCAACTTCAATGTGCATGAAGCAAAAAAGACTCCTTTTGATGTTCAATCTGTTAATTTTGTCAATTTGATCCATCCCTCAACAAAAAAGGGTTTGAACTTGTCTAACAATGAATTTCTGGAGTTAGTTTTGTCACGAAAACTAGACAGGGACAAAGCCAAAGAGCTTGCAAAGAAGTTTGATATGGATAATGAAGTGTTGGAGATTTTAGAGTTTATTGATGACAAGAAGCATGTGAggagttatgatatgttagagaGTCCCACGTATCAAGACTGA